Sequence from the Macaca fascicularis isolate 582-1 chromosome 16, T2T-MFA8v1.1 genome:
tcacaaaagaATAGAGATTCTATTTCTACAGAGTCAAACACTTCCTCAGagttcataaatatatacaacatattgtttagaaaaactggctgggcgcagtggcttatgcctgtaatccaggactttgggaggccaaggagggtggactgcttgagatcaagagtttgagacgagcctggccaacatggtgaaaccctgcctctacttaaaaatacaaaaattagctgggcgtggtggtgcgcacctgtaatcccagctacatgggaggctgaggcatgagaaatgcttgaaccagagaggtggaggttgcagtgagtctagatcatgccactgcactccagcctgggagacagagtcagactctgtctcaagcaaaaaaaacaaaaaacatctaaACATATGGTAAAAGCTCAaagcaaaaaaccccaaaacacaaCACAACGAAACACAAAAGGAATGGTCAGGGTGGGTGTGGGGAGCTGAAGGTGGCATGATGAGAAGATAGGGTGGGTGAGGGGCTCAGGAGGGCTCCAGTGTGTGAGGAATGTTCTGTTTGTTAGCTGGATGGTGGGCACAGGGATGTCtgggtttgtgatgtgtgtgttttaaaaattctctgaaGTGTACCTATGTTAGGTATTAATTCATATGTATTAAGATAGCTAACTgagggaaaatttttaaaaagtgtgattgAGAAATaggattaaatattaaaataaggcatattataaaacaatatgaacAGATACTAAAAATTGCATTTATATGCAGATAAAAGActagaaacaatatttttaattgtttgtctTTGGATGATAGGGTTacaggtgatttttcttttcagtctgcatttttaatatttcccaAAAGGaacaaatttgaaataatagGAAAAGCATAAAGTTTATTATATACAGAAAAAAGAGAGTGTCTGGATAAACTATTAATAGGTACATGAATAGTAGCTGTTTAATGCAAGACTGTGCCTGGAAGTGAAtgcattttcaaagaaattatttttagctcAAGGGCATAACTTTGGGATGGTAGAAATTTAGACTTCTGACAAGTAGGTCTGAAGCTGTATTTCTGGGGAGGTGATGATTGGTGGGTGTAAGATCTCTGGCCCCTTAACCGTGGGTCAGTCTTCTGGTAGCTTAATGTGGAAAAGAAAAGGTACTACTAACTAGAAAGTTACTTCATTACTGGAGTTGGataaatgatatttattaatAGGAATATGTATGCATTCTATGTTCCATTTTCCTCCggtttttacatttctaattcaCGGCCCACATGAGTCATGCTAATATACACAAAGAGGGCTCAGATTCCAAGAATCAGTTTCCAgatcagtaagccaagatcagaGCATGGTAAACACCTATCATAAATGAAATGGTAGAATCCTGACATGGTGTTTAATGATGGCTTTACAAAGTATCACATTTCATAGCTGTGAAATATCCCCACGTCATctcacaaaaaaggaaagatcaaAGAAAAGGGCAATTCAAAAAAGatcttatttctctctcatgCATGAGAAAGAGCACATAAAATACAAGCAGCGGTTACCCCAGCGTGGCCCTTCAGAGAACCGAGGTAACTATGGTAACTGAGAACGGTCTTTTAGTTCGCAAGGTTCGAATTCTAGAACTGTTGGTTGGATTTGGGGTAAGTCCGGTAAGGGAGAGCTGCGAACTTCAAGTGCTGAATGGTTCATTCTCTAGGGAGATAGCAACCTTTTCCTAAAAAATCTTGGTTCTTCATTGCTGGAGAGAAGAACAAGCCCTGTGAAGCAGTCGGAGGTCCTTATACCCAGCAAACTTACCTTGAAGGTGTGGTATTCAAGGAAAAAAACACTTCGAGAATATGGAAGAAACTGATCAGGAacaccagattttctttataaatacatatgtttttAAGAGCAacaaaacagagacaattttctCAAAATAAGCAACCACTAAAATGTCAACAAAGGACCCATTTGTGACTTAAAATTCCCATGGCTCTCTAATGAAAGCAATGCTAATTTCGGCCTTGGGAAAGTGGAAAAAACATATAATTATGAAAAGTCCTCACCTTTCTTGCAATTTCTTGAGTTTCTCAGGGTCTGCCTTTATCTTACTGGTTTCCTTTTCATCTGTGAAACCAAAGGCTGCCATCCTGTTCCCATTCTCATTTTGATTTGGGAAATCAGACACTGCAAAGAAAGTAAATGGTATATTTTCTTGCAGGGACTCAGACACACGAAAATAGCCTTCTGAGTTTATTCTTGATGGAGAGGAGTTGGAAGAATCCACTAAGGACAAACTGCCCTGTGGATTTAGTAAGAGATCTGTATATAATGGAGCCCCCTGAGGTTGACTTGTTAAAGTAATATCTTCTGCTTCCCTGACAGCAAATTCGTGTGCACTGTTTACTGGGAAATAATTGTGGTTTTCGGCACTGGCAGATGGATTCCTATTTCTAATGGGAGACAGTGGTCGGCAAACATGAAACCTTGAGTTTCCCTCTGAGTCTGAGCTGTGAATTGAAGTCGATGACATTGACAAGTCTACCGGAATATCATCTCTCAGAGCAGAATGCATGAATGATACAGCAGAGTTATAGGATGAATTCACTGATGATCCTGGAGATGTTGGTCTGCCAGAAAGAAAGTAGTCAAGAGAATTTTGAGAACTGCTTAAATAGTCTTGCCAGTATCCTTCAGAATCATGGGTGCCAGGCCTATGCTCCACAGAAATACAGTCACTCCATGCATTTTCAGCATTGACACCATCCTCTTGTCTGGGCTCATATTTGGTATCCCATGATAGGGGGCTCTTTTTCGCAtgttcactgccacctctgtcctTCTCTTTAGCAGATTCCCTATCAGGCAGCCTGGAGTCTTGGGACAACTTTTGCCCAGCAGAAGGCCATTCTGTTGCTGGCTCCATTGCATTCCTTATTCTCAATGAGCCATGTCTGGGCTCACTTCTTCTTGAAGAATGACCTCTGCAATTTTCAGCATTTTCTACAAAATTGTTATTTTTGGCCTGAGGGGTCGATGTCCCTCCAAATCTACTTCTTTTGTGATGGGAGGGAGAACGGGGTGAATGCATACCAACCCACAGACCTTCTTCAGCCTGGCTTTCCTCTTCAGTGTCATCGCTTTCTCTTCCGCTGTTCAGTgacaaaatggaataaaagtcTTCATCTCGGAACCTAAATGATGCCCTTCTTGGCCCTCCTACGGTGGTGGGTGTGAGTGGTGGCCCCAAGAACTCACTCAATACTTGAGGACTATTTGTTCCTTGGAAGGCCTGGGGCAGGGCTGGATGCAGCTCACTCTGGGAAGGAGCACTGGGGTCTCCTTTTTTGCGTCTATCAGGGGGGTTCTCAATCACTGGCTGTGACGATGGGACCAAGTTTCTTCTCTCTCGAGTTGGCTTCTTCAGCTTAGTGTTACACATCAGGTCTCCTTGTTGAACTACTTGATCTGCATTGAGAAAAGACACATTTATTATTCCAGTAAAAGGGCCCATGGATGAAAGGCCTCTAGTACTAAGCACAAAATTGCCCTTTAAATGCAACAAACAAGACCTAGAGAAGAAAATAGGCATGGTCAAAATGGCTGGAGGTACAAGAGGAGCACAGCCCAGCACGCTTCATTTTACTGCCCCACATTCTCTtttgtacacctgtggtcctaggGAAATGGGGTGACCCTGAGGATACAGATTCTTTCAGCAGAAAGTCCCAGAAGACTGGCCCAACCCCAGCCAGTCAGGACTGACGATGGGCAAACCTCATGCTAAATACTGGCTTTTGTTCCATACGTGCTGAAAGGGGAAACCAGCACTCTGGCAATGACTTCTACAACAACCACCAGTCCTTTCTCATCCAAATTCATTCAACGTACGTTTATGACACCCTGCTTCCCACGCAGCTTTACAAGAACTTAAGTACAATATGTCTTGGCAGATCAGGAGGAAGGCTATAGGAGCTGGCACTCGGGCACACTGGGGATTTTGGTCATGTTTACTAtttggtgaaaataaaaattataaatctctCATGAAATCATATCTTCTCTTTGTCACTAGCCCCAGGTCAATTATGTAACTTCTAGCTACCCTAGAATCCCTACTATAAATTCCTACACGGAATCACTAAACTGGTCAGAACCATGCtaactgtctctctctctctctcacacacacacacacacttaagcCTCACAACCCTGTGAAATAGGTAACACAATCATACAACATTAAAACTGAGGGTACCAAGGCTTAGAGCAGTCATATAACTAGCCCAAGATCCTATTTCTAGTAAGTGATGGAATGAACATTTGAACCCACGCCTGCTCGATACTAGGGTTTGTGTTCTTAACTACTACCCTGTTAGCCCTTAAAAAACTGCCAGGCCTTCCAATTTCCTTGTGAAAACGAAAATCCATTGAATTCGTcatagtgtgtgtgtgctgtTGAGGGTCTTTTACCCTCTCAATGTGAGAAGGAAACTGACAGTACTTCTCTGATGTCACTTACCTTTATTCCCTCCTGACATCGGCCTCCCCCGAGCTTTGTTCTCCTCTCTGCTATTGTGTGGGATCTGATGAGATGCTGCTCTTTTTATCATTCCATTTCTAAAGCGGTTCACCCTATAGAGTGGACGGGACTCCATGGGCCCTGGAAGGTCTGTGTTGATAACAGCTCGGGCTGGTGAAATGCAAATCCTCAGAGCATCGGGCACCGCCAAGGGCCAAGTCAGTGCTGGCTCACTTTAATTGAGGCTGCTCACAGGGTGGCACCAGTGTGAGTCTCTAATGTCCTAGCACTTGGGCAGCTTCTTTTATTGTTAACTGCTTGGGACACTCAGCAACACAGTATGAATCTTGACTCATCAGCTCTTGTAGAAATCAGCTAAGCTCTCCTCTCAGGCCCCTCCTGGGTTTTATAAACCCCAGTTAGAGATGCAGCAGCAATTCAAGGATGCTTTGAGCATCTGGCTGTGGAACTACAGCACTGGAGCTGGTGGCGAGGCCATCCCAGACTGGGCCGAACCCCATTTTGGGGAACAAATGCCTCTACGTAAGCAACTGAATTCTcctgatcattttttaaaatagaatagggggttgggggtggtggttcacacctgtaatcccagcactttgaaaggccgaggtaggcagatctcttaaggtcaggagttcaagaccagcttggacaacatggtgaaaccccatctctactaaaactacaaaaattagccgggcgcggtggtgggcacctgtaatcccagctatttgggaggctgagacaggagaatcgcttgaacccgggaggcagaggttgcagtgagcccagatcgtaccactgcactccagcctgggcaacagagtgagactccgtctaaaaaataaataaatacataaatacataaatcaataaaatagaaaagggaTCTAGAGGAGTTGGCAGTGCGGGCTCTGGCTGGtgactttttgttttgaatttggtAGAAGGCTTCAGAGGTGCGCTCACAGTGCTGGAACCGGAAACTTCCGGTCATTCCCTGAACACACATGACCCACCCCCGTGAGGGAAAACACCCAATGGGCAAAGGAATCAGCAAGGGCcgcttttgaaaaacagaaactggaagCTCAACGGGAGCCATTAAGCTCATCTCATAGAGGCCACCGAGTTGTCACGGGG
This genomic interval carries:
- the MARCHF10 gene encoding probable E3 ubiquitin-protein ligase MARCHF10 isoform X4; the encoded protein is MLHDARDRQKFFSDVQYLRDMQHKVDSEYQACLRRQEYRRDPNEKKRDQFWGQETSFERSRFSSRSSSKQSSSEEDPLTEPRSSTKISAFKCDSKLPAIDQTSVKQKHKSTMTARKADKADPSEPSPDEAPMVLLRKRKPNLRRFTVSPELHSPRASEDRSRQKPQWPAKVPAPRRADQVVQQGDLMCNTKLKKPTRERRNLVPSSQPVIENPPDRRKKGDPSAPSQSELHPALPQAFQGTNSPQVLSEFLGPPLTPTTVGGPRRASFRFRDEDFYSILSLNSGRESDDTEEESQAEEGLWVGMHSPRSPSHHKRSRFGGTSTPQAKNNNFVENAENCRGHSSRRSEPRHGSLRIRNAMEPATEWPSAGQKLSQDSRLPDRESAKEKDRGGSEHAKKSPLSWDTKYEPRQEDGVNAENAWSDCISVEHRPGTHDSEGYWQDYLSSSQNSLDYFLSGRPTSPGSSVNSSYNSAVSFMHSALRDDIPVDLSMSSTSIHSSDSEGNSRFHVCRPLSPIRNRNPSASAENHNYFPVNSAHEFAVREAEDITLTSQPQGAPLYTDLLLNPQGSLSLVDSSNSSPSRINSEGYFRVSESLQENIPFTFFAVSDFPNQNENGNRMAAFGFTDEKETSKIKADPEKLKKLQESLLEEDSEEEGDLCRICQIAGGSPSNPLLEPCGCVGSLRFVHQECLKKWLKVKITSGADLGAVKTCEMCKQGLLVDLGDFNMIEFYQKHQQSQAQNELMNSGLYLVLLLHLYEQRFAELMRLNHNQVERERLSRNYPQPRTEENENSELGDGNEGSISQSRVV
- the MARCHF10 gene encoding probable E3 ubiquitin-protein ligase MARCHF10 isoform X1, with the translated sequence MLHDARDRQKFFSDVQYLRDMQHKVDSEYQACLRRQEYRRDPNEKKRDQFWGQETSFERSRFSSRSSSKQSSSEEDPLTEPRSSTKISAFKCDSKLPAIDQTSVKQKHKSTMTARKADKADPSEPSPADEAPMVLLRKRKPNLRRFTVSPELHSPRASEDRSRQKPQWPAKVPAPRRADQVVQQGDLMCNTKLKKPTRERRNLVPSSQPVIENPPDRRKKGDPSAPSQSELHPALPQAFQGTNSPQVLSEFLGPPLTPTTVGGPRRASFRFRDEDFYSILSLNSGRESDDTEEESQAEEGLWVGMHSPRSPSHHKRSRFGGTSTPQAKNNNFVENAENCRGHSSRRSEPRHGSLRIRNAMEPATEWPSAGQKLSQDSRLPDRESAKEKDRGGSEHAKKSPLSWDTKYEPRQEDGVNAENAWSDCISVEHRPGTHDSEGYWQDYLSSSQNSLDYFLSGRPTSPGSSVNSSYNSAVSFMHSALRDDIPVDLSMSSTSIHSSDSEGNSRFHVCRPLSPIRNRNPSASAENHNYFPVNSAHEFAVREAEDITLTSQPQGAPLYTDLLLNPQGSLSLVDSSNSSPSRINSEGYFRVSESLQENIPFTFFAVSDFPNQNENGNRMAAFGFTDEKETSKIKADPEKLKKLQESLLEEDSEEEGDLCRICQIAGGSPSNPLLEPCGCVGSLRFVHQECLKKWLKVKITSGADLGAVKTCEMCKQGLLVDLGDFNMIEFYQKHQQSQAQNELMNSGLYLVLLLHLYEQRFAELMRLNHNQVERERIRSWEMEMKAAFLKAGSSSKEANHGARQSPLPPALLSTSPSASLPPLLY
- the MARCHF10 gene encoding probable E3 ubiquitin-protein ligase MARCHF10 isoform X3, with translation MLHDARDRQKFFSDVQYLRDMQHKVDSEYQACLRRQEYRRDPNEKKRDQFWGQETSFERSRFSSRSSSKQSSSEEDPLTEPRSSTKISAFKCDSKLPAIDQTSVKQKHKSTMTARKADKADPSEPSPADEAPMVLLRKRKPNLRRFTVSPELHSPRASEDRSRQKPQWPAKVPAPRRADQVVQQGDLMCNTKLKKPTRERRNLVPSSQPVIENPPDRRKKGDPSAPSQSELHPALPQAFQGTNSPQVLSEFLGPPLTPTTVGGPRRASFRFRDEDFYSILSLNSGRESDDTEEESQAEEGLWVGMHSPRSPSHHKRSRFGGTSTPQAKNNNFVENAENCRGHSSRRSEPRHGSLRIRNAMEPATEWPSAGQKLSQDSRLPDRESAKEKDRGGSEHAKKSPLSWDTKYEPRQEDGVNAENAWSDCISVEHRPGTHDSEGYWQDYLSSSQNSLDYFLSGRPTSPGSSVNSSYNSAVSFMHSALRDDIPVDLSMSSTSIHSSDSEGNSRFHVCRPLSPIRNRNPSASAENHNYFPVNSAHEFAVREAEDITLTSQPQGAPLYTDLLLNPQGSLSLVDSSNSSPSRINSEGYFRVSESLQENIPFTFFAVSDFPNQNENGNRMAAFGFTDEKETSKIKADPEKLKKLQESLLEEDSEEEGDLCRICQIAGGSPSNPLLEPCGCVGSLRFVHQECLKKWLKVKITSGADLGAVKTCEMCKQGLLVDLGDFNMIEFYQKHQQSQAQNELMNSGLYLVLLLHLYEQRFAELMRLNHNQVERERLSRNYPQPRTEENENSELGDGNEGSISQSRVV
- the MARCHF10 gene encoding probable E3 ubiquitin-protein ligase MARCHF10 isoform X5, with the translated sequence MTARKADKADPSEPSPADEAPMVLLRKRKPNLRRFTVSPELHSPRASEDRSRQKPQWPAKVPAPRRADQVVQQGDLMCNTKLKKPTRERRNLVPSSQPVIENPPDRRKKGDPSAPSQSELHPALPQAFQGTNSPQVLSEFLGPPLTPTTVGGPRRASFRFRDEDFYSILSLNSGRESDDTEEESQAEEGLWVGMHSPRSPSHHKRSRFGGTSTPQAKNNNFVENAENCRGHSSRRSEPRHGSLRIRNAMEPATEWPSAGQKLSQDSRLPDRESAKEKDRGGSEHAKKSPLSWDTKYEPRQEDGVNAENAWSDCISVEHRPGTHDSEGYWQDYLSSSQNSLDYFLSGRPTSPGSSVNSSYNSAVSFMHSALRDDIPVDLSMSSTSIHSSDSEGNSRFHVCRPLSPIRNRNPSASAENHNYFPVNSAHEFAVREAEDITLTSQPQGAPLYTDLLLNPQGSLSLVDSSNSSPSRINSEGYFRVSESLQENIPFTFFAVSDFPNQNENGNRMAAFGFTDEKETSKIKADPEKLKKLQESLLEEDSEEEGDLCRICQIAGGSPSNPLLEPCGCVGSLRFVHQECLKKWLKVKITSGADLGAVKTCEMCKQGLLVDLGDFNMIEFYQKHQQSQAQNELMNSGLYLVLLLHLYEQRFAELMRLNHNQVERERIRSWEMEMKAAFLKAGSSSKEANHGARQSPLPPALLSTSPSASLPPLLY
- the MARCHF10 gene encoding probable E3 ubiquitin-protein ligase MARCHF10 isoform X2, giving the protein MLHDARDRQKFFSDVQYLRDMQHKVDSEYQACLRRQEYRRDPNEKKRDQFWGQETSFERSRFSSRSSSKQSSSEEDPLTEPRSSTKISAFKCDSKLPAIDQTSVKQKHKSTMTARKADKADPSEPSPDEAPMVLLRKRKPNLRRFTVSPELHSPRASEDRSRQKPQWPAKVPAPRRADQVVQQGDLMCNTKLKKPTRERRNLVPSSQPVIENPPDRRKKGDPSAPSQSELHPALPQAFQGTNSPQVLSEFLGPPLTPTTVGGPRRASFRFRDEDFYSILSLNSGRESDDTEEESQAEEGLWVGMHSPRSPSHHKRSRFGGTSTPQAKNNNFVENAENCRGHSSRRSEPRHGSLRIRNAMEPATEWPSAGQKLSQDSRLPDRESAKEKDRGGSEHAKKSPLSWDTKYEPRQEDGVNAENAWSDCISVEHRPGTHDSEGYWQDYLSSSQNSLDYFLSGRPTSPGSSVNSSYNSAVSFMHSALRDDIPVDLSMSSTSIHSSDSEGNSRFHVCRPLSPIRNRNPSASAENHNYFPVNSAHEFAVREAEDITLTSQPQGAPLYTDLLLNPQGSLSLVDSSNSSPSRINSEGYFRVSESLQENIPFTFFAVSDFPNQNENGNRMAAFGFTDEKETSKIKADPEKLKKLQESLLEEDSEEEGDLCRICQIAGGSPSNPLLEPCGCVGSLRFVHQECLKKWLKVKITSGADLGAVKTCEMCKQGLLVDLGDFNMIEFYQKHQQSQAQNELMNSGLYLVLLLHLYEQRFAELMRLNHNQVERERIRSWEMEMKAAFLKAGSSSKEANHGARQSPLPPALLSTSPSASLPPLLY